Proteins found in one bacterium genomic segment:
- the kaiC gene encoding circadian clock protein KaiC — protein MAKKKIEADRTLGALAKLPTGISGFDEITGGGLPEGRIALITGGPGSGKTLFSMEFLVHGAVDFGEPGLFVAFEETAEELEKNVASLGFDLKDLERRKKLLVDYIPIERSEIEETGDYDLEGLFIRLGMMIDSIGAKRVVLDTLEALFSGFPNELILRAELRRLFRWLKSKGVTSIVTAEKGGGALTRHGLEEYVSDCVIVLDHLVKENVATRRLRVVKYRGSRHGTNEYPFLIGSTGLSILPITSLELNYNVSSERISSGVPRLDTMLGAKGFYRGSSILVSGTAGTGKSSFAATFVDSVCRRGESCLYLAFEESQHQIIRNMRSIGIDLEQWVRKGLLHFHTVRPTLYGLEAHLVSIHDLVVKLQPSAVVFDPISNLISVGDTTEVKSMLTRLIDYLKMCQVTTFFTNLSIDAANHETADVGVSSLMDAWIVLRDTESEGERNRVIHIMKARGMPHSNQLREFLLTDNGVVVKDVYIGEGRAYTGSARVKQEAQDLADEIRRKQDVERKVRENERSRKVIEAQIIALQAQLERQADEAEQYIEQEKSTERLADENRRRLAASRHSDDSEPAPEGRRKNGRRQV, from the coding sequence ATGGCGAAGAAGAAGATTGAGGCTGACCGCACCTTGGGAGCACTCGCCAAGCTGCCGACAGGAATTTCGGGATTCGACGAAATTACGGGAGGCGGCCTGCCGGAGGGGCGCATCGCGCTCATCACCGGCGGACCGGGAAGCGGAAAGACGCTGTTCAGCATGGAATTTCTCGTGCACGGCGCGGTGGATTTCGGTGAGCCCGGCCTGTTTGTGGCCTTTGAAGAGACCGCCGAAGAGCTGGAAAAGAACGTTGCCTCGCTGGGCTTCGATCTGAAGGACCTCGAGCGGCGCAAAAAACTGCTGGTGGATTACATTCCCATCGAACGCAGCGAAATCGAAGAGACCGGCGACTACGACCTCGAAGGGCTGTTCATCCGGCTCGGCATGATGATCGATTCCATCGGCGCCAAGCGCGTGGTGCTGGACACGCTTGAGGCGCTGTTCTCCGGCTTTCCCAATGAACTGATTCTGCGCGCCGAACTCCGCCGCCTGTTCCGCTGGCTGAAGAGCAAGGGTGTGACCAGCATCGTCACCGCCGAGAAGGGCGGAGGCGCCCTCACGCGCCACGGGCTGGAAGAGTATGTGTCCGATTGCGTGATTGTGCTCGACCATCTGGTGAAGGAAAACGTCGCTACGCGCCGCCTGCGCGTCGTCAAGTATCGCGGCTCGCGCCACGGCACCAACGAATATCCGTTCCTTATCGGCAGTACCGGCCTTTCGATTCTGCCCATTACGTCGCTGGAACTGAACTACAACGTCTCTTCGGAGCGGATCTCCAGCGGCGTGCCGCGTCTCGACACCATGCTGGGCGCCAAGGGATTCTACCGCGGCAGCAGCATTCTGGTATCGGGGACCGCTGGCACCGGAAAATCCAGTTTCGCCGCCACCTTCGTCGATTCCGTCTGCCGGCGCGGCGAGAGCTGTCTCTACCTTGCCTTCGAGGAGTCTCAGCATCAGATCATTCGCAACATGCGCTCCATCGGCATCGACCTCGAACAGTGGGTCAGGAAGGGACTGCTGCACTTCCACACCGTGCGTCCCACGCTCTATGGTCTGGAAGCTCATCTGGTGTCCATCCACGATCTGGTGGTCAAGTTGCAGCCGTCAGCCGTGGTGTTCGACCCCATCTCCAATCTGATCAGCGTGGGCGATACCACCGAAGTGAAGTCCATGCTCACGCGGCTGATCGATTATTTGAAAATGTGCCAGGTGACGACCTTTTTCACCAACTTGAGCATTGACGCAGCGAACCACGAGACGGCGGATGTGGGGGTTTCCTCCCTGATGGACGCATGGATTGTGCTACGCGATACGGAGAGCGAAGGCGAGCGTAATCGCGTCATTCATATTATGAAAGCGCGGGGTATGCCCCATTCCAATCAACTCCGCGAATTTCTGCTCACCGACAACGGCGTCGTGGTCAAGGACGTCTATATCGGTGAAGGCCGGGCGTATACCGGATCGGCGCGAGTCAAGCAGGAGGCGCAGGATCTTGCCGATGAGATCCGGCGCAAGCAGGACGTCGAGCGCAAGGTGCGGGAAAATGAGCGTAGCCGCAAGGTGATCGAGGCTCAGATTATCGCGCTGCAGGCGCAACTCGAACGCCAGGCGGACGAAGCGGAGCAATATATAGAGCAGGAGAAGAGCACCGAGCGCCTTGCAGACGAGAATCGCCGGCGGCTGGCGGCTTCCCGCCACAGCGATGACTCGGAACCGGCGCCGGAAGGACGAAGGAAAAATGGGAGAAGACAAGTATGA
- a CDS encoding circadian clock KaiB family protein — protein MKTELPSKEDFWELRLYVAGQSTKSLTAFANLKRMCEEHLEGKYRIEVVDLLENPQLAKGDQILAIPTLVRKLPEPLKKIIGDLSNTERTLVGLDIRPRS, from the coding sequence ATCAAAACCGAGTTGCCAAGTAAGGAAGACTTCTGGGAACTGCGGCTCTATGTGGCCGGACAAAGCACCAAGTCCCTGACCGCCTTTGCCAATCTCAAACGGATGTGCGAAGAGCATCTCGAAGGCAAATACCGCATTGAAGTCGTTGACCTGCTCGAAAATCCCCAACTGGCGAAGGGAGACCAGATCCTGGCCATCCCCACCCTCGTGCGCAAATTACCCGAACCCCTGAAGAAGATTATCGGCGACTTATCCAATACCGAGCGCACCTTGGTCGGCCTCGACATCCGTCCGCGTTCGTAA
- a CDS encoding circadian clock KaiB family protein, with product MTKSISAVTQQFEAALKKSTREGESYVLRLYVAGTTPRSTSAIRNIKDICEAHLKGRYDLEVIDIYQQPVLAKGEQIIAAPTLIKQLPMPLRKFIGDMSDTEKILVGLDLRPKKDTASAGRKEENS from the coding sequence ATGACAAAATCCATCAGCGCGGTGACCCAGCAGTTCGAGGCTGCCCTTAAGAAAAGTACTCGCGAGGGAGAATCCTATGTGCTGCGGTTATACGTGGCCGGAACCACGCCCCGCTCCACGAGTGCCATTCGGAACATCAAAGACATCTGTGAAGCGCACCTCAAAGGACGCTACGACCTCGAAGTGATCGACATCTATCAGCAGCCGGTGCTGGCCAAAGGCGAACAGATCATCGCCGCGCCCACGCTGATCAAACAACTGCCTATGCCGCTGCGCAAGTTTATCGGCGATATGTCGGATACTGAAAAAATTCTGGTCGGTCTGGACTTACGACCGAAAAAGGATACCGCAAGTGCTGGAAGAAAAGAAGAAAATAGCTAA
- a CDS encoding ATP-binding protein, protein MLEEKKKIAKRDLDGGSDEMAELRARLEEAEETLRAIREGEVDAVIMSGARGDQVYTLMGADAPYRVILQTMSEGACTLDAAGTVMYCNRRLAEMLKLPIEQVIGSDVFRHIPQQDRGSFGAFLSQAGNQAVHHEASLRLAGGDTLPVLLSASPLALDGTRHVCVIVTDLTQRKQIEEELRCARDELELRVAERTAELTETNFRLEQEIQERTQVEEELRQSEDELRRSEHNLIQAQRIGHTGSWEWDVRTSDVLASEEFHRLFGMGKEAALSLPTLLARVHPEDMDLATSMLEKVRAGLPRVNVDIRLPLPDGAVRILNVEGEVTDADAAGKPRCMAGTVQDVTERKRAEDQIRRYNEELERQVAERTAHIQKLERLRVEAEKQAAIGRMAARIAHEINNPLAGIKNSFLLVKKAIPPTFKHYEFVGRIDKELDRIARIVRQMFEVYKPQRNAPALFSVSDAVRDVVALLHGNAHAKHVTLEIGAEAASAVVYLHEDSVRQVLFSIIQNAIEASPEGGTVRIGAELQDHMLKLDIVDQGCGIPPEVGARIFEPFFTTKNELASGGLGLGLSITNGVVEAMGGHLSYESAVGKGTAFKVTLPLNHTNKEVQ, encoded by the coding sequence GTGCTGGAAGAAAAGAAGAAAATAGCTAAACGGGACCTCGACGGCGGAAGCGATGAGATGGCCGAACTTCGCGCCCGGCTCGAGGAGGCCGAGGAGACATTGCGCGCCATTCGCGAAGGCGAAGTGGATGCGGTGATCATGTCCGGCGCGCGGGGCGATCAGGTCTACACCCTGATGGGCGCCGATGCGCCCTATCGCGTGATCCTGCAAACCATGAGCGAGGGCGCGTGCACGCTCGATGCTGCCGGAACCGTGATGTACTGCAACCGCCGCCTGGCCGAGATGCTCAAGCTGCCCATCGAACAGGTCATCGGCTCCGATGTGTTCCGTCATATCCCACAGCAGGATCGCGGAAGCTTTGGCGCGTTTCTCAGTCAGGCGGGCAACCAAGCGGTTCACCATGAGGCCTCGCTCCGGCTGGCTGGCGGGGACACGCTGCCGGTGCTGTTGTCCGCCAGTCCCCTCGCGTTGGATGGCACGCGGCATGTCTGCGTCATTGTGACGGATCTTACCCAGCGGAAACAGATCGAGGAAGAACTCCGCTGCGCCCGCGATGAACTGGAACTGCGCGTGGCGGAGCGCACCGCCGAGCTGACCGAAACGAATTTCCGGCTCGAACAAGAGATTCAGGAGCGCACACAGGTCGAAGAGGAACTCCGCCAGAGTGAAGATGAACTCCGCCGCAGCGAACACAACCTGATTCAGGCGCAGCGCATCGGCCACACGGGAAGCTGGGAGTGGGACGTGCGCACGAGTGACGTCTTAGCGTCCGAGGAGTTTCACCGCCTGTTTGGCATGGGAAAAGAGGCCGCGCTCTCGCTGCCGACGCTGCTGGCGCGTGTTCACCCGGAAGACATGGACCTGGCGACGAGTATGCTGGAGAAGGTGCGTGCGGGTCTCCCTCGGGTAAATGTTGATATCCGGCTCCCGCTGCCGGACGGCGCGGTGCGGATCCTCAACGTCGAAGGTGAAGTCACCGACGCCGATGCCGCTGGCAAACCGCGCTGCATGGCCGGTACCGTGCAGGATGTCACCGAGCGCAAGCGCGCTGAAGATCAGATCCGCCGCTACAACGAAGAGCTGGAGCGGCAGGTGGCCGAGCGCACGGCCCACATTCAGAAACTCGAACGGCTGCGGGTGGAGGCGGAGAAGCAGGCGGCGATTGGCCGTATGGCGGCGCGGATCGCCCACGAGATCAACAACCCGCTGGCCGGCATCAAGAACAGCTTTTTGCTGGTGAAGAAGGCGATCCCCCCCACCTTCAAGCACTACGAGTTTGTGGGCCGGATCGACAAGGAACTGGACCGCATCGCCCGCATCGTCCGCCAGATGTTCGAAGTCTACAAACCCCAGCGCAACGCCCCGGCGCTGTTCAGCGTGTCCGATGCCGTGCGCGATGTGGTGGCGCTGCTCCACGGCAATGCCCACGCCAAGCACGTCACGCTGGAAATCGGAGCGGAAGCCGCTTCTGCCGTGGTGTATCTGCACGAAGATTCGGTGCGCCAGGTGCTGTTCAGCATCATCCAGAATGCCATTGAAGCGTCGCCGGAAGGCGGAACTGTTCGGATTGGCGCCGAGTTGCAGGATCATATGTTGAAACTGGATATCGTGGATCAGGGCTGCGGCATTCCGCCGGAGGTGGGAGCGCGGATTTTCGAACCGTTTTTCACCACCAAGAATGAACTGGCCTCCGGCGGTCTCGGCTTGGGTCTGTCGATCACCAATGGCGTGGTGGAAGCCATGGGCGGCCATCTCAGTTACGAAAGCGCAGTCGGCAAGGGGACGGCCTTTAAGGTCACTCTGCCGCTCAACCATACCAACAAGGAAGTCCAATGA
- a CDS encoding response regulator, which produces MMTNGKILIADDEETFLISTSALLTDEGYECATASNAADAATLLRDNEFDLLIADIKMPGNAELELVHELPILAEGMPVILVTGYPTVNTAIQSIRLPVVAYLIKPVDFGELLAMVHSGVEYTRVHRAVKNTRSRLGQWEASLHDLQRGYEVSPKVNSAGSVDSFLKLAHDNIMRSFGDLLNVSRALANQSKVQFVCHLANCPKLQMYEQAIENTVKTLERTKSAFKSKELGDLRKKLEELLESERRAESV; this is translated from the coding sequence ATGATGACCAACGGAAAAATCCTGATCGCGGATGACGAAGAAACCTTCCTGATTTCGACATCCGCGCTTCTCACGGATGAAGGGTATGAATGCGCTACAGCTTCCAATGCCGCCGATGCGGCCACGCTGCTGCGCGACAATGAATTCGATCTGCTCATCGCCGACATCAAGATGCCGGGCAATGCGGAACTTGAACTGGTGCACGAACTGCCGATCCTCGCCGAGGGTATGCCCGTGATTCTCGTCACAGGCTATCCCACGGTCAATACCGCCATTCAATCCATTCGCCTGCCTGTGGTGGCCTATCTGATCAAGCCGGTGGACTTCGGAGAGCTTCTGGCTATGGTTCACAGCGGCGTAGAATACACCCGGGTTCACCGCGCCGTCAAGAACACCCGCAGCCGTCTCGGGCAATGGGAGGCCTCTCTGCATGATCTGCAGCGGGGATATGAGGTATCGCCCAAGGTGAACTCCGCCGGATCGGTGGACAGTTTTCTCAAACTGGCTCATGATAACATCATGCGCTCGTTCGGTGACCTCCTCAATGTCTCGCGGGCTCTTGCCAATCAATCAAAAGTGCAGTTTGTTTGCCACCTCGCCAACTGCCCGAAGCTTCAGATGTACGAGCAAGCCATTGAAAATACTGTAAAGACCCTTGAACGTACGAAGTCCGCATTTAAGTCTAAAGAATTAGGAGATTTACGGAAGAAGCTTGAGGAGCTTCTGGAGAGCGAGAGGCGCGCCGAGAGTGTCTAA
- a CDS encoding helix-turn-helix domain-containing protein, translated as MASFNEGLLTLEDAARLLGVSKITLRRWTRSGSLGCVRVGQRGDRRFRREDLEEYVSTRVRSSSMISENVPRTDITAVAG; from the coding sequence ATGGCTTCTTTCAACGAAGGACTATTGACACTGGAAGATGCAGCGCGTCTGCTCGGCGTATCCAAGATTACATTGCGTCGCTGGACGAGAAGCGGGTCGCTGGGTTGTGTTCGGGTTGGCCAGAGAGGGGATCGTCGCTTCCGTCGGGAAGATCTCGAAGAATATGTTTCGACTCGCGTGCGTTCCAGTTCCATGATCTCCGAGAACGTGCCGCGTACTGATATTACGGCGGTGGCTGGATAA
- a CDS encoding M48 family metallopeptidase, whose translation MKRAHVLTVIATLLVISVIVAACYTNPLTKRKEFMLFSPQEEVSLGIATFDTLKRQTPISTDPQQVEAVRRVGQRIASAVTLPGAQWEFVCFKDDNTANAFCLPGGKIGVYTGILPLTQDDNGLAVVLGHEVSHAVARHGGERMSQQLALQLGGVGLAVALQQQPQLTQQLAMAAYGVGTTVGVALPFSRQEESEADHMGLLTMAKAGYNPQNAITFWQRFKAYSDAHGGQPPAFLSDHPLDSKRIADLQKELPEAQKLYTGR comes from the coding sequence ATGAAACGTGCACATGTCTTGACTGTGATTGCCACGCTACTTGTAATCAGCGTGATCGTAGCCGCCTGCTACACCAATCCCCTGACCAAGCGCAAGGAGTTCATGCTCTTCAGTCCCCAGGAAGAGGTCAGCCTTGGCATTGCTACGTTCGATACCCTGAAGCGTCAGACTCCGATTTCGACGGATCCCCAGCAGGTCGAGGCCGTGCGGCGGGTGGGCCAGCGCATCGCTTCGGCGGTCACGCTGCCCGGCGCCCAGTGGGAATTCGTCTGCTTTAAAGATGATAATACGGCTAACGCCTTCTGCCTCCCCGGAGGCAAGATCGGTGTCTACACCGGCATTCTGCCTCTTACGCAGGATGATAACGGCTTGGCCGTGGTGCTGGGCCATGAAGTCTCCCATGCCGTTGCGCGGCACGGCGGAGAGCGCATGAGCCAGCAGCTTGCTCTTCAGCTCGGCGGGGTAGGTTTGGCCGTGGCGCTGCAGCAGCAACCCCAATTAACGCAGCAGCTCGCCATGGCCGCCTACGGAGTCGGCACCACCGTGGGCGTCGCCCTGCCCTTCAGCCGGCAGGAAGAATCCGAGGCCGACCATATGGGCCTGCTGACCATGGCCAAGGCTGGCTATAACCCGCAGAATGCCATTACGTTCTGGCAGCGTTTCAAAGCCTACAGCGATGCTCACGGCGGACAGCCTCCCGCATTTCTTTCCGACCATCCGCTGGACTCGAAACGCATTGCCGATCTGCAAAAGGAACTGCCCGAAGCCCAGAAGCTCTATACCGGGAGATAG
- a CDS encoding DMT family transporter → MLSSIPHFGEILSLSTAVVWAFAVILFKKSGETVHPIALNLFKNTLGVLLFIPTLWLAGEDFFRPVPVQDYLLLLLSGALGIGIADTFFFMSLNLLGAGLSAIVDCLYSPFVIATAMLWLGERLKLLQIVGVCLIVSAVLEATLRRHSSHISRRNLWLGILFGALSMAIMAVGIVMVKPLLEQSPVLWVTEVRLIGGALTLCIVLLFHKQRRDILKSALISRGWGYMFSSSFIGAYLSLMLWIGGMKYAQASVSAALNQTSNVLVFVFAAIFLHERITRQRAFGILLAVAGVYLVTFG, encoded by the coding sequence ATGCTGTCTTCCATCCCTCATTTTGGTGAAATCCTCTCCCTGTCCACTGCCGTGGTCTGGGCCTTTGCGGTCATCCTGTTTAAGAAGAGCGGCGAGACGGTCCATCCCATCGCCCTCAACCTGTTCAAGAATACACTCGGCGTACTGCTGTTCATTCCTACGCTGTGGCTCGCCGGCGAGGATTTCTTCCGTCCCGTTCCCGTGCAGGACTATCTGCTCCTCCTGCTGAGCGGCGCGCTGGGCATCGGCATTGCCGATACCTTCTTCTTCATGAGCCTCAATCTGCTGGGCGCGGGCCTCTCGGCGATTGTAGACTGCCTCTACAGTCCGTTCGTGATTGCCACGGCCATGCTCTGGCTGGGAGAGCGGCTCAAGCTGCTGCAGATTGTCGGCGTGTGCCTGATCGTCTCGGCGGTGCTCGAAGCGACGCTGCGCCGCCACTCGTCACATATTTCCCGGCGGAATTTGTGGCTGGGTATCCTCTTCGGCGCTCTCTCCATGGCCATTATGGCGGTGGGAATCGTCATGGTCAAGCCGCTGCTGGAGCAGTCGCCGGTGCTCTGGGTTACGGAGGTGCGTCTGATCGGCGGCGCGCTGACGCTCTGCATCGTCCTGCTCTTCCATAAGCAGCGCCGCGACATTCTGAAATCTGCGCTCATCTCCCGGGGTTGGGGGTATATGTTCAGCAGCTCTTTCATCGGCGCCTATCTGTCGCTGATGCTCTGGATCGGCGGCATGAAGTACGCCCAGGCCTCCGTGTCCGCCGCGCTGAACCAGACCAGCAATGTCCTTGTCTTCGTGTTTGCCGCGATCTTCCTCCATGAACGCATCACGCGCCAGCGAGCCTTCGGTATCCTGCTTGCCGTAGCCGGCGTGTACTTGGTGACGTTCGGATAA
- a CDS encoding manganese efflux pump, with amino-acid sequence MQILEILILSLALSADAFTVATSIGVRHRSARQIFRLAFHFGLFQSLLALAGALAGTLFVSLMSNFDHWIAFALLALIGLHMIYAAIKHTPEEYANVDLTRGFSLVGLSLAVSIDALAAGVGIPAAGGSFWLAVVMIGLTAAAATLLAMLVAGRIADRVGKGLEIAAGLVLIGLGVWTLYTHMTP; translated from the coding sequence TTGCAAATTCTTGAAATTCTCATCCTCTCGTTAGCGTTGTCCGCTGATGCCTTCACCGTGGCCACCTCCATCGGCGTCCGGCATCGCAGTGCGCGGCAAATCTTTCGCCTCGCCTTTCACTTCGGCCTCTTTCAGAGCCTGCTGGCGTTAGCGGGCGCGCTTGCGGGCACGCTGTTCGTTTCGCTGATGTCGAACTTCGACCATTGGATCGCCTTCGCCCTGCTGGCGCTGATCGGCCTGCACATGATTTACGCTGCCATCAAGCACACGCCCGAAGAGTACGCCAACGTAGATCTGACGCGGGGCTTCTCTCTGGTTGGGCTGTCTCTTGCCGTCAGCATTGACGCGCTGGCCGCTGGAGTGGGCATTCCCGCCGCCGGAGGCTCCTTCTGGCTGGCTGTAGTGATGATTGGCCTCACTGCCGCCGCCGCGACGCTTCTGGCCATGCTGGTTGCCGGACGCATTGCTGACCGCGTGGGCAAAGGACTGGAAATCGCCGCCGGACTGGTGCTCATCGGCTTAGGCGTCTGGACCCTCTACACCCATATGACACCATGA
- a CDS encoding 2-oxoglutarate dehydrogenase E1 component, whose translation MTNDFSFIGNAEPSVIEGFYEDYLKDPASVDVSWRSFFEGFDFARRTFGDGIAQAPEMFVKESRVLSLIGAYRTRGHLFTRTNPVRTRRKYEDPLTLESFGLAKSDLGTVFQAGREVGLGPAPLSEIVALLEQTYCRSVAVEFRYMRDPKVVSWLQTRMESCRNTPNFSHEERLHIIEKLTEAEVFEKFMHTRFVGQKRFSIEGVESVVPAIDAIVEKGADLGIEEFIIGMAHRGRLNILATILDKSFARIFAEFEGKGYTLSEYAGDVKYHLGHSCEKLTRGGKRVRLSVAPNPSHLEAVDPVAEGIVRARLDQEYRGDVRRIAPILIHGDASLAGQGIVYEVLQMSQLDGYGTGGTIHIALNNQVGFTTNYLDGRSSTYCTDVAKVTLSPVFHVNGDDVEAVVYVINLALEFREAFKRDVFVDLLGYRRYGHNEGDEPRFTQPILYKTIAQHPHPIEIYANQLAESGALDISVSQKLDEEFRVYLDQQYQASKDLTLVPDTTFLASTWKPYRTATHADFQQSPETGVELKDLKRIAERMNTLPEGPKFFAKIQKIFDERQRMITENRLDWALGELLAYATLVAGGVPVRITGQDTERGTFSHRHAVVKIEDSEEEYIPLENVSEKQASFRIYNSPLSEYGVLGFEYGYALALPRGLTVWEAQYGDFASGAQTITDEMISSGETKWQQMNGLVLFLPHGYEGQGPDHSSARMERYLSLCADDNMQVVNITTPANMFHVLRRQVYRPFRKPLVVMTPKSLLRHPQAVSPLEDFAVGTRFQELLDDVTADPAAVKRVLMCSGKIYYELVDRQQKLNRNDVAIVRIEQLYPLPEDQIQATVNRYKYAREYFYVQEEPENMGAGPFMHDYLNVPSLKIIARRRSSTTATGFPAQHVAEQQAILEKAFA comes from the coding sequence ATGACGAACGATTTCTCTTTTATCGGCAATGCGGAACCTTCGGTCATTGAAGGGTTCTACGAAGACTACCTGAAGGATCCGGCATCCGTCGACGTAAGCTGGCGCTCTTTCTTCGAGGGCTTTGACTTTGCGCGCCGCACCTTCGGCGACGGCATCGCACAGGCGCCGGAGATGTTCGTCAAAGAGTCCCGCGTGCTGAGCCTCATCGGCGCCTACCGCACGCGCGGCCATCTGTTCACGCGGACCAATCCGGTGCGCACCCGCCGCAAGTATGAGGATCCGCTGACGCTGGAGAGCTTCGGCCTCGCCAAGAGTGATCTGGGCACCGTCTTTCAGGCCGGACGTGAAGTGGGCCTTGGCCCCGCGCCGCTGAGCGAAATCGTGGCGCTGCTGGAGCAGACCTACTGCCGCAGTGTCGCCGTGGAATTCCGCTACATGCGGGATCCCAAAGTCGTGAGCTGGCTGCAAACCCGCATGGAGTCCTGCCGCAACACGCCGAACTTCAGCCATGAAGAGCGGCTGCATATTATCGAGAAGCTTACCGAAGCGGAGGTCTTCGAGAAGTTCATGCACACGCGTTTCGTCGGGCAGAAGCGGTTTTCGATTGAAGGCGTGGAATCTGTTGTCCCGGCCATTGACGCGATTGTCGAAAAGGGCGCGGACCTCGGCATCGAAGAGTTTATTATCGGCATGGCGCACCGCGGGCGGTTGAATATTCTGGCCACCATTCTGGACAAAAGCTTCGCCCGAATCTTCGCCGAGTTCGAAGGCAAGGGCTACACGCTGTCCGAATACGCGGGCGATGTCAAATACCATCTCGGGCACAGTTGCGAAAAACTGACCCGCGGCGGCAAACGCGTACGGCTCAGCGTGGCGCCGAATCCGTCCCATCTTGAAGCCGTAGACCCCGTGGCTGAAGGCATCGTGCGCGCCCGTCTCGATCAGGAATATCGCGGCGACGTACGGCGCATAGCGCCCATCCTGATTCACGGCGACGCCTCGCTGGCGGGGCAGGGAATTGTCTATGAAGTGTTGCAGATGTCACAGCTCGACGGCTACGGCACCGGCGGCACCATTCACATTGCCCTGAATAATCAGGTCGGCTTTACCACCAACTATCTGGATGGCCGCTCCAGCACCTACTGCACGGACGTTGCCAAGGTCACACTCTCTCCGGTCTTTCATGTCAACGGCGACGACGTCGAAGCGGTGGTGTATGTCATCAACCTCGCCCTCGAATTCCGCGAGGCCTTCAAGCGCGACGTCTTTGTGGACCTGCTCGGCTACCGCCGCTACGGCCACAATGAAGGCGATGAGCCGCGCTTCACGCAGCCCATCCTCTACAAGACCATCGCCCAGCATCCGCACCCGATTGAAATCTACGCCAACCAACTGGCCGAGTCCGGCGCGCTGGACATCAGCGTTTCGCAGAAGCTCGACGAAGAATTTCGCGTCTATCTGGATCAGCAGTATCAGGCTTCGAAGGACCTGACGCTCGTTCCCGATACGACCTTTCTGGCCAGCACATGGAAGCCGTACCGCACCGCCACGCACGCCGACTTTCAACAATCGCCCGAGACCGGCGTCGAGCTGAAGGATCTGAAGCGGATCGCCGAACGCATGAACACGCTCCCTGAAGGGCCGAAGTTCTTCGCCAAAATTCAGAAGATCTTCGATGAGCGCCAGCGGATGATCACTGAAAACCGTCTTGACTGGGCGTTGGGTGAACTTCTCGCCTACGCTACGCTGGTGGCGGGCGGTGTGCCCGTGCGCATTACCGGGCAGGATACCGAGCGCGGCACCTTTTCCCATCGACATGCCGTGGTGAAGATCGAGGACTCGGAAGAAGAATATATTCCGCTGGAAAACGTCAGCGAGAAGCAGGCCAGTTTCCGCATCTACAACTCGCCGCTCTCCGAATACGGTGTGCTGGGTTTCGAATACGGCTATGCCCTTGCGCTGCCGCGCGGCCTGACCGTCTGGGAAGCGCAATACGGTGACTTCGCCAGTGGCGCGCAGACCATCACCGATGAGATGATCTCCAGCGGCGAAACCAAGTGGCAGCAGATGAACGGCCTCGTGCTCTTTTTGCCGCACGGTTATGAAGGCCAGGGGCCGGATCACTCCTCGGCGCGCATGGAACGCTACCTCTCGCTCTGCGCCGATGACAACATGCAGGTCGTGAACATCACCACGCCCGCCAATATGTTTCACGTGCTCCGCCGCCAGGTCTACCGCCCCTTCCGCAAACCCTTGGTGGTGATGACTCCCAAGAGCCTGCTCCGCCATCCGCAAGCCGTCAGCCCGCTGGAAGATTTCGCCGTGGGCACGCGCTTTCAGGAACTGCTGGACGACGTCACCGCGGATCCCGCCGCTGTCAAGCGCGTGCTGATGTGTTCCGGCAAGATCTACTATGAACTTGTGGACAGGCAGCAGAAGCTGAACCGCAACGATGTCGCCATAGTGCGCATCGAACAGCTTTATCCCCTGCCGGAAGACCAGATCCAGGCCACTGTCAACCGATACAAGTATGCTCGCGAGTATTTTTACGTTCAGGAAGAGCCTGAAAACATGGGTGCCGGGCCGTTCATGCATGACTACCTGAATGTGCCGTCCCTGAAAATCATCGCCCGCCGCCGCTCAAGCACCACGGCCACCGGATTCCCCGCGCAGCATGTTGCAGAGCAGCAGGCCATTCTGGAAAAGGCATTTGCATAG